A stretch of Aedes aegypti strain LVP_AGWG chromosome 2, AaegL5.0 Primary Assembly, whole genome shotgun sequence DNA encodes these proteins:
- the LOC5569879 gene encoding uncharacterized protein LOC5569879, protein MDPFEYHFWMQIEKLVGPVPENIKHLLQFSCFCNSSIADLDDELIDQIEQEARTIPTVLRISTNEKLMKKYFGVYCHTPSEFRFRSGERRMMKNIALAVRRKGLDSFIQSLRTNVHHITEQPPPPPRPVVCSQLQNYDPQTLRQMLREKVLNAVTNNHAEIIPDYLKIIQDNLDIQVVMEQGIPDAYVFCPLCSTKAKLSKDRTGNIIVSNYTLHVRKYHGFGPISQSVKRKADDYGAVEYIPEHIIDPLIKEEPDTSGYEQSSSSSNPYYQI, encoded by the exons ATGGACCCTTTCGAG TATCACTTTTGGATGCAGATCGAAAAGCTGGTGGGACCTGTTCCGGAAAACATCAAACACCTGCTGCAGTTCTCTTGCTTCTGCAACTCATCCATTGCCGATCTGGATGATGAGCTGATTGATCAGATCGAGCAGGAAGCTCGAACCATCCCCACGGTACTACGGATTTCCACAAATGAGAAACTGATGAAGAAGTACTTCGGAGTGTACTGTCACACCCCGAGTGAGTTCCGGTTTCGATCCGGCGAGCGCCGCATGATGAAGAATATCGCCTTGGCAGTTCGACGGAAAGGCCTGGACAGTTTCATCCAATCACTACGCACCAATGTACATCACATTACAGAgcaaccaccaccaccaccacggCCCGTTGTCTGTTCCCAGCTGCAGAACTATGATCCTCAGACACTGCGGCAGATGTTGAGAGAAAAAGTTCTGAACGCTGTTAC CAATAATCATGCGGAAATCATCCCGGACTACCTGAAAATCATCCAGGATAATTTGGACATACAGGTCGTTATGGAGCAAGGTATTCCCGATGCATACGTTTTCTGCCCTTTGTGTAGCACGAAGGCAAAACTTTCAAAGGATAGAACAGGGAATATTATCGTTTCCAATTACACGTTGCACGTACGGAAATACCACGGATTTGGACCAATCAGTCAGAGTGTAAAACGGAAAGCCGACGATTACGGAGCCGTGGAGTACATTCCCGAGCACATAATAGATCCGCTGATCAAAGAAGAACCGGATACCAGTGGATATGAGCAAAGTTCCTCCTCGTCGAACCCGTACTACCAGATTTAG